The following proteins are co-located in the Rhodococcus opacus B4 genome:
- a CDS encoding tyrosine-type recombinase/integrase — MAHVQKRTTQAGVVRYVVKWRTPDGKGRSKGGFPTKKAAEDYATTVEYNANRGTTFDPKAGGVAFRQAAGEWLASRHDLKPRTHAEYENLLRPKTTGPLATRALSIDATFGGYPLNAITRKQISEWVRALTAAGKKPSTVRHAYFVVRMVLAQAVVDGRLTTNPADYVKLPSERSAAGGTPGVVDDPDMFLTAEQVSGLVVSTPWPYNVLVHLAAWSGLRAAELAGLQVGDVELPAATMNPNARPKPGTLRVERTVIALDGKPTYDTPKTKGSRRRVPLTPATVAVLRDYLAAHPRRDEATAPLFPAMRLVAAKPTGLRATDASGKRIVPKAEDALAALSIEDAEGRLTLDWDVVLRHPTFYKAVYRPAVLRANRLGAALPPALKFHALRHTYASLCVAAGIPPLELARFMGHAKVTTTLSVYAHLFEDDHADAMAALGAMGTTPRQTGNVVPIRRGDVG, encoded by the coding sequence CGTGGTCAAGTGGCGTACTCCCGACGGCAAGGGGCGCAGCAAGGGCGGATTCCCCACAAAGAAGGCCGCCGAGGACTACGCCACCACCGTGGAGTACAACGCCAACCGGGGCACCACGTTCGACCCCAAAGCGGGCGGGGTCGCGTTCAGGCAAGCGGCGGGGGAGTGGCTGGCGTCTCGGCACGACCTGAAGCCGCGCACGCACGCGGAGTACGAGAATCTGTTGCGGCCGAAGACCACTGGACCACTTGCAACGCGAGCGCTGAGCATCGATGCCACATTCGGTGGGTATCCGCTGAACGCCATCACGCGGAAGCAGATCAGCGAATGGGTGCGGGCGCTCACCGCTGCGGGGAAGAAGCCCTCGACAGTGCGACACGCGTACTTCGTCGTGCGGATGGTGCTGGCGCAAGCCGTAGTGGACGGACGACTGACGACGAACCCCGCCGACTACGTGAAGCTGCCCAGTGAGCGCAGCGCAGCAGGAGGCACCCCCGGTGTTGTGGACGACCCAGACATGTTCCTCACGGCCGAGCAAGTGTCCGGGCTGGTGGTCTCCACGCCCTGGCCGTACAACGTGCTCGTCCATCTGGCTGCGTGGTCTGGGCTGCGCGCTGCCGAGCTGGCCGGGTTGCAGGTGGGCGACGTGGAGCTGCCCGCCGCGACGATGAACCCCAACGCCCGGCCCAAGCCCGGCACGCTACGGGTGGAGCGCACGGTGATAGCGCTCGACGGTAAGCCCACCTACGACACCCCCAAGACCAAAGGGAGCCGGCGGAGAGTGCCTCTGACCCCGGCGACAGTGGCGGTACTGCGCGATTACCTAGCCGCGCACCCCAGGCGGGACGAAGCTACGGCCCCGTTGTTCCCGGCGATGCGGCTGGTGGCCGCTAAGCCCACGGGCTTGCGGGCCACCGACGCCAGCGGCAAACGCATTGTCCCGAAGGCGGAAGACGCCCTGGCCGCGCTCTCGATTGAGGATGCCGAAGGGCGGCTGACGCTGGACTGGGACGTGGTGCTGCGGCACCCCACCTTCTACAAAGCGGTCTACCGACCTGCGGTGTTGCGGGCGAACCGCCTCGGTGCAGCCCTGCCGCCCGCCTTGAAGTTCCACGCCCTGCGGCACACGTACGCCAGTCTGTGTGTGGCGGCAGGCATCCCACCGCTGGAACTCGCCCGGTTCATGGGGCATGCCAAGGTTACGACGACGCTCAGCGTGTACGCGCACCTCTTCGAGGACGACCACGCCGACGCTATGGCCGCTCTGGGCGCGATGGGCACTACGCCTCGGCAGACCGGCAACGTTGTGCCAATCCGCCGAGGTGACGTGGGCTAG
- a CDS encoding oxygenase MpaB family protein, producing MSTSLEVPDRLELVMDGAGLLAGAANVIMQLSHPAVGYGVVESRVESGQIFRHPIKRTRTTLTYLVVAARGTEEEKAQFRKGVNRAHAQVKSGPDSPVQYNAFDPELQLWVAACIYHGFEDVHRSMHGELTATESEYFYQQGATFGTTLQVPKELWPENRAAFDEYWEKSLANVSIDDTIREYLLSLAKVEFMPAVVSRLFGRLNLFFTTGFLPPLFRDQMHLTWTAKDQRRFDRTMSTIGAVSRRIPVTVRELPYILLMRDLRRRMRTGKPLV from the coding sequence ATGTCGACATCTCTCGAGGTGCCGGACCGACTCGAACTCGTCATGGACGGCGCCGGCCTGCTCGCCGGCGCAGCCAACGTGATCATGCAGCTCTCCCACCCCGCCGTCGGATACGGCGTCGTGGAAAGCCGCGTCGAAAGCGGACAGATCTTCCGGCACCCGATCAAGCGGACCCGGACCACCCTCACCTACCTCGTCGTCGCCGCACGCGGCACCGAGGAAGAGAAGGCCCAGTTCCGCAAGGGCGTCAACCGCGCCCACGCCCAGGTGAAGTCGGGACCCGACAGCCCCGTGCAGTACAACGCGTTCGACCCCGAACTGCAGCTGTGGGTCGCCGCCTGCATCTACCACGGGTTCGAGGACGTCCACCGCTCCATGCACGGAGAACTCACCGCCACCGAGAGCGAATACTTCTACCAGCAGGGGGCCACCTTCGGCACCACCCTGCAGGTGCCCAAGGAACTGTGGCCCGAGAACCGGGCCGCGTTCGACGAGTACTGGGAGAAATCGCTCGCCAACGTGTCGATCGACGACACCATCCGCGAGTACCTGCTGTCCCTCGCGAAGGTCGAGTTCATGCCCGCCGTCGTGTCCCGCCTCTTCGGTCGCCTCAACCTGTTCTTCACCACCGGCTTCCTCCCGCCCCTGTTCCGCGACCAGATGCACCTCACCTGGACAGCGAAGGATCAACGGCGCTTCGACCGGACGATGAGCACCATCGGCGCCGTCAGCCGGCGCATCCCCGTCACCGTCCGCGAGCTCCCCTACATCCTGCTCATGCGCGATCTGCGACGCAGAATGCGGACCGGCAAACCCCTCGTATGA
- a CDS encoding TetR/AcrR family transcriptional regulator gives MAIASDRVYGGQEGDQRRSERRGQLIEAGLDLLGSADGDHALTVRGVCKQAGLATRYFYESFPDRDALTVAVYDHVVERIATSTLDAVTNAGPGEREIVRAGVRNIVREVAEDPRHGRLMFSVAQSSAVLAQRRLDSSRLFAGLVTKQTVGYYEVAESPRLDLAAHFMVGGLAQTLTAWLNGTVTLPEEELVDTCTELLLSMAIHTR, from the coding sequence ATGGCAATCGCGTCGGACCGGGTTTACGGCGGCCAAGAGGGTGACCAGCGTCGATCGGAACGACGCGGCCAGCTCATCGAGGCCGGACTCGACCTGCTCGGCAGCGCGGACGGCGACCACGCCCTGACCGTGCGCGGAGTCTGCAAGCAGGCCGGACTCGCCACCCGCTACTTCTACGAGAGCTTCCCCGACCGCGACGCGCTGACCGTCGCCGTCTACGACCACGTCGTCGAGCGCATCGCGACCAGCACCCTGGACGCCGTGACGAACGCCGGGCCGGGGGAGCGCGAGATCGTCCGGGCCGGGGTCCGCAACATCGTGCGGGAGGTCGCCGAGGATCCACGGCACGGCCGGCTCATGTTCTCGGTGGCGCAGTCGAGCGCGGTGCTGGCGCAGCGTCGGCTCGACAGCTCGCGACTGTTCGCGGGCCTGGTCACGAAGCAGACGGTCGGGTACTACGAGGTGGCCGAGAGCCCGCGCCTCGACCTCGCCGCGCACTTCATGGTCGGCGGCCTCGCCCAGACCCTGACGGCATGGCTGAACGGGACCGTGACGCTCCCCGAGGAGGAGCTGGTGGACACCTGCACGGAACTGCTGCTCTCGATGGCCATCCACACCCGTTAA
- the dcd gene encoding dCTP deaminase, translating into MLLSDRDIRAELSAGRLGIDPFDDSMVQPSSVDVRLDSLFRVFNNTRYTHIDPAQRQDELTTLVEPAEGEPFVLHPGEFVLGSTLEVCSLPDDLAGRLEGKSSLGRLGLLTHSTAGFIDPGFNGHITLELSNVANLPITLWPGMKIGQLCLLRLSSAAEHPYGSSAVGSKYQGQRGPTPSKAYLNFAQR; encoded by the coding sequence GTGCTCCTCTCCGATCGTGATATCCGTGCCGAACTCTCCGCTGGACGTCTGGGCATCGACCCGTTCGACGATTCGATGGTCCAGCCCTCGAGCGTGGATGTCCGCCTCGACAGCCTGTTCCGGGTGTTCAACAACACCCGCTACACGCACATCGACCCAGCTCAGCGACAGGACGAGCTGACGACGCTGGTCGAGCCGGCGGAGGGGGAGCCGTTCGTTCTGCACCCCGGCGAGTTCGTGCTCGGTTCCACGCTGGAGGTGTGCTCGCTGCCCGACGACCTGGCCGGACGCCTCGAGGGCAAGTCCTCGCTCGGCCGCCTCGGACTGCTCACGCACTCGACGGCCGGGTTCATCGATCCGGGCTTCAACGGGCACATCACGCTGGAACTGTCCAACGTCGCGAACCTGCCCATCACTCTGTGGCCCGGGATGAAGATCGGCCAGCTGTGCCTGTTGCGGCTGTCGAGCGCCGCGGAGCACCCCTACGGCAGCTCGGCCGTCGGCTCCAAGTACCAGGGCCAGCGCGGCCCGACGCCGTCGAAGGCCTACCTCAACTTCGCGCAGCGCTGA
- a CDS encoding lipase/acyltransferase domain-containing protein — MKDVVVLLPGIGGSVLARDGKDVWAPTPGVALASVLSLGRNIKRLKLDGDDPDVDDLGDGVAATRLVPDFHFVPGLDWKIDGYTKFRNDLVRRFGAVPGDNYFELPYDWRRDNRVAARTLARRSHDWLARWREKSGNADAKLVLVCHSMGGIVARLFLELLEGWRDTRTLVTFGTPYSGSVNALDFLVNGFRKGWGPFTVDLGALIGSFTSAYQLLPSYRCMAGDDGAWLALDDDKLDWSGTRLDAGRMGAAVRLHRDLRDAVDARLQSEQGGYDIRPVIGDFQPTKWAARLAGTTVETMTVRGPGASGGDGTVPKLSSTPHELMTGWKNAAFFSQRHGSLQNDDPVLDHVGGILNTAILAPPNVFPAVNESVALEVDDVTTAEPLVIRARTGAGGARLVATVEPVAGGPSRQHPLSPAVDGWQQAALDGLPAQDYRITVRAPGVHPVTDVASVVDLDEIARSVDA; from the coding sequence ATGAAAGACGTAGTCGTGTTGTTGCCCGGCATCGGCGGGTCGGTCCTCGCGCGTGACGGCAAGGACGTGTGGGCACCGACCCCGGGAGTCGCGCTGGCGAGCGTGCTCTCGCTGGGCCGGAACATCAAACGCCTGAAACTCGACGGCGACGACCCGGACGTCGACGACCTCGGCGACGGCGTCGCGGCCACCCGGCTGGTGCCGGACTTCCACTTCGTTCCCGGCCTGGACTGGAAGATCGACGGCTACACGAAGTTCCGGAACGACCTCGTGCGCCGGTTCGGGGCCGTTCCCGGCGACAACTATTTCGAACTGCCCTACGACTGGCGGCGCGACAACCGGGTGGCGGCCCGCACCCTGGCCAGGCGCTCCCACGATTGGCTGGCGCGCTGGCGTGAGAAGTCGGGCAACGCGGACGCCAAGCTCGTGCTGGTGTGCCACTCGATGGGCGGAATCGTCGCCCGGCTGTTCCTCGAACTGCTCGAGGGGTGGCGCGACACCCGCACGCTCGTCACGTTCGGCACTCCGTACTCGGGTTCGGTCAATGCGCTCGACTTCCTCGTCAACGGATTCCGCAAGGGCTGGGGTCCGTTCACCGTCGACCTCGGTGCGCTGATCGGATCCTTCACGTCCGCCTACCAGTTGCTGCCGTCGTATCGGTGCATGGCGGGCGACGACGGGGCGTGGCTCGCGCTCGACGACGACAAGCTCGACTGGTCGGGGACGAGGCTCGACGCCGGCCGGATGGGTGCGGCGGTGCGTCTGCACCGCGACCTCCGCGACGCCGTCGACGCGCGGCTGCAGTCGGAACAGGGCGGCTACGACATCCGTCCGGTGATCGGCGACTTCCAGCCCACCAAGTGGGCCGCCCGGCTCGCCGGGACGACGGTCGAGACGATGACGGTCCGCGGGCCCGGCGCGAGTGGCGGTGACGGCACGGTGCCGAAGCTGTCGTCCACCCCGCACGAGCTCATGACGGGATGGAAGAACGCGGCGTTCTTCAGCCAGCGGCACGGCTCCCTGCAGAACGACGACCCGGTGCTCGACCACGTGGGCGGGATCCTGAACACCGCAATTCTCGCGCCCCCGAACGTGTTTCCGGCGGTGAACGAATCGGTCGCGCTGGAGGTCGACGATGTGACGACCGCCGAGCCGCTGGTGATCCGCGCGCGAACCGGTGCCGGGGGCGCTCGGCTGGTCGCGACGGTCGAGCCCGTCGCCGGCGGTCCGAGCCGGCAGCACCCGCTGTCGCCGGCCGTCGACGGCTGGCAGCAGGCCGCCCTCGACGGATTACCCGCCCAGGATTACCGGATCACCGTGCGCGCGCCCGGAGTGCACCCGGTCACCGACGTCGCGAGTGTGGTCGACCTCGACGAGATCGCCCGGTCGGTCGACGCCTAG
- a CDS encoding CHAT domain-containing protein yields the protein MRPAPGFEELEISVLRAGDHVWLSAQSRMGSVFAVRREIPEWKLPNAVTGRTIDAPSEWLTDTVRHARTDAAAPALDVGRVLTDLVFGIPDIETLLQQSRGIAGSEGTQLLVRILAAPQEVCAWPWELLLDPQRPDQFLAMARDVHVVRSGRSRTYPIRQRPIEPPLNLLLVMSSPLREGPDDSEAPFDLYAEKRSLLSELRPLVDRGLLRVVVEDRPSVERLRSRMGMQRRGFHLFHYLGHANPDGLKVERRNGRGMLLPSQEFALLLQQLPDLRLAVFAGCETARAPDGATDDDPWPGPLSSADICVRDACPMVIGMQAVLPFRTERLLTRFFYQALTAGQPVAEALRLARLAINGDDNSGDPLLDWAVPCLFVGGSEPGAIIDPDAKARPEPSPRRISRRLGIRQGELRFISRLAELREGVDVLSGRTSARLLHVVGMPSTGKTALLDRVLEELDPPIAHLFVSAKRLLAKPDPLRELSRLVAELMDDAGVRAARPGRLSAGDWWERLLDDLTEVPAAIVVDDGDLLLGDDASGLLTALTLLTQRRGDARLAVATTGELAGLTESLHATEVRTIRLDALSWPEVWQWIRRNLPTLTRYPEQDLSRLYTDVRHLELWEQLADLAAQNGTFEPQNLPLLVRQLGVGAAKPVPPVPNGSDFFGAETTAPETEAAAAAPVRRALRLAVAGPFTAGRREEIAVAVTQCAIRHDVPGRVVAGETGQGESALAELLPQELAFARGVPSERDVCRWMEDAARADADILVFDYGNAIPSDAQNTVIARLVGDGRLVIVSGDHSDEPAYPAWSADAFAVGAVEDDGTLTHETPYFPDAGKPDVYAPRTITGTTCERLVDRPEMEGTTFAALYVAVAAMLVWATDRDLVARDVRTLLVETATPITTPRGDTAKQLDVDAALDRVRRDVVVGALGSGALEVGQLLAEIPIRPELAVPLLDALVADGSRIRRVVRNGVEQYERADAAVGRRNE from the coding sequence ATGAGACCCGCACCCGGTTTCGAGGAACTGGAGATCAGCGTTCTCCGGGCGGGCGACCACGTCTGGCTCTCGGCGCAGTCGCGGATGGGCTCGGTCTTCGCGGTGCGGCGCGAGATCCCGGAATGGAAGCTACCGAACGCGGTCACGGGAAGGACGATCGACGCGCCGTCCGAATGGCTGACCGACACCGTCCGGCACGCGCGCACCGACGCCGCGGCCCCCGCGCTCGACGTCGGGAGAGTGTTGACGGATCTGGTGTTCGGGATCCCCGACATCGAGACACTGCTGCAGCAGAGCCGGGGAATCGCCGGGTCGGAGGGGACACAACTCCTCGTGCGCATCCTCGCCGCACCGCAGGAAGTGTGCGCCTGGCCGTGGGAGTTGCTGCTGGATCCGCAGCGACCCGACCAGTTCCTCGCCATGGCACGCGACGTCCACGTGGTGCGATCCGGACGGTCGCGCACCTACCCGATACGGCAGCGGCCGATCGAGCCGCCGCTCAATCTCCTGCTGGTGATGTCGAGCCCGCTGCGGGAGGGCCCGGACGATTCCGAGGCCCCGTTCGACCTGTACGCCGAGAAACGCAGCCTGCTGTCGGAACTGCGGCCCCTGGTCGATCGTGGTCTGCTCCGGGTGGTGGTCGAGGACCGGCCGTCCGTCGAACGTCTCCGCAGTCGAATGGGCATGCAGAGACGCGGGTTTCACCTCTTCCATTATCTCGGCCACGCCAATCCGGACGGTCTGAAGGTGGAGCGGCGCAACGGGCGCGGGATGCTGTTGCCGAGCCAGGAGTTCGCGTTGCTGCTGCAGCAGCTGCCGGACCTCCGGCTGGCCGTGTTCGCGGGTTGCGAGACGGCCCGCGCGCCGGACGGCGCCACCGACGACGACCCGTGGCCCGGACCGCTGTCGTCGGCCGACATCTGCGTGCGTGATGCGTGCCCGATGGTGATCGGGATGCAGGCGGTGCTGCCGTTCCGGACGGAGCGACTGCTGACGCGCTTCTTCTACCAGGCGCTGACCGCCGGGCAGCCCGTCGCGGAGGCGTTGCGGCTGGCGCGGCTCGCCATCAACGGCGACGACAACAGCGGCGACCCGCTGCTGGACTGGGCGGTGCCCTGCCTGTTCGTCGGGGGAAGTGAGCCCGGCGCGATCATCGACCCGGACGCGAAGGCGCGGCCGGAACCGTCGCCTCGGCGGATCTCGCGCCGGCTCGGGATCCGTCAGGGCGAACTCCGCTTCATCTCCCGGCTGGCGGAGCTGAGGGAGGGGGTGGACGTGCTGTCCGGGCGGACGTCCGCCCGGCTGCTGCACGTGGTCGGAATGCCCTCGACCGGAAAGACCGCTCTCCTGGACCGAGTGCTCGAGGAGCTCGACCCGCCGATCGCGCATCTGTTCGTCAGCGCGAAACGACTTCTCGCGAAACCCGATCCGCTCCGCGAACTGTCCCGGCTCGTTGCCGAGTTGATGGACGACGCCGGGGTTCGCGCCGCCCGGCCCGGCAGGCTCAGTGCCGGTGACTGGTGGGAGCGACTGCTCGACGACCTCACCGAAGTCCCCGCCGCGATCGTCGTCGACGACGGCGACCTGCTTCTCGGCGACGACGCCTCGGGCCTCCTCACCGCCCTGACCCTGCTGACACAGCGCCGGGGCGACGCGCGGCTCGCCGTCGCGACCACCGGGGAACTCGCCGGATTGACCGAGTCGCTCCACGCCACGGAAGTGCGCACGATCCGCCTCGACGCCCTGTCGTGGCCGGAAGTGTGGCAATGGATCCGGCGCAATCTGCCCACGCTGACGCGATACCCGGAGCAGGATCTGTCCCGGCTCTACACCGATGTGCGGCACCTGGAACTGTGGGAGCAACTGGCGGATCTCGCCGCCCAGAACGGCACGTTCGAGCCGCAGAACCTGCCGCTCCTGGTCCGGCAACTCGGCGTCGGCGCCGCGAAGCCGGTGCCGCCGGTGCCGAACGGGTCCGACTTCTTCGGTGCCGAAACCACTGCGCCCGAGACCGAGGCGGCCGCCGCGGCGCCGGTGCGGCGCGCACTGCGGTTGGCGGTGGCGGGACCGTTCACCGCCGGTCGCCGTGAGGAGATCGCGGTGGCCGTCACGCAGTGCGCCATCCGGCACGACGTTCCCGGCCGGGTGGTGGCCGGCGAGACAGGGCAGGGCGAATCGGCACTGGCCGAACTGCTGCCTCAGGAGCTGGCCTTCGCGCGCGGTGTCCCGTCCGAGCGGGACGTCTGCCGGTGGATGGAGGACGCTGCCCGCGCCGACGCGGACATCCTGGTGTTCGACTACGGCAACGCCATCCCGTCGGACGCGCAGAACACCGTCATCGCGCGCCTGGTCGGCGACGGGCGGCTTGTGATCGTCTCGGGTGACCACTCGGACGAACCGGCGTATCCCGCGTGGAGTGCGGACGCGTTCGCCGTCGGGGCCGTCGAGGACGACGGCACGCTCACCCACGAAACCCCGTACTTCCCCGACGCGGGCAAACCCGACGTCTACGCGCCCCGGACGATCACCGGGACGACGTGCGAGCGGCTGGTCGACCGGCCGGAGATGGAGGGCACGACCTTCGCCGCGCTGTACGTGGCCGTCGCGGCGATGCTGGTCTGGGCGACCGACCGCGACCTGGTCGCGCGGGACGTCCGGACGCTGCTGGTCGAGACGGCGACACCGATTACGACGCCGCGGGGTGACACCGCGAAGCAACTCGACGTCGACGCGGCACTGGACAGGGTGCGGCGGGACGTCGTCGTCGGCGCACTCGGATCGGGCGCACTCGAAGTCGGGCAGCTGCTCGCGGAGATCCCGATCCGCCCGGAACTGGCGGTTCCGCTGCTCGACGCCCTGGTGGCCGATGGCAGCCGCATCCGGCGGGTCGTCCGCAACGGCGTCGAACAATACGAACGCGCCGACGCCGCGGTCGGACGGAGAAACGAGTAG
- a CDS encoding DNA/RNA non-specific endonuclease, translating to MTIVDNIGDGQSQRAKPAGTFEAERQRQHDAAELRARERAPQRGEHVDALTGPGGVAAADTPERIAKRVDRLGRYYGAEGWEPDTLPDRVLEKILGTADFVGARYLDAGVAAARSIGRVNIRDARGALQGYGTGFLVSPTLLLTNHHVLPDADTARSSVIEFDYQDGVDGKPRPVQMFPLDPARFFLADRERDFALVAVGAEPGTLAQFGFNPLIQAEGKAVIGEFVTIVQHPRGDKKQIALRENRIVDIPERFLHYSADTEPGSSGSPVFNDQWEVVALHHASVRAPQHTEFGGVLNEGVRISRILEYVRAQNLTPPCRDLVDEVLGAERAAPAERPVPDREREVTVRVPLEITVRLGSVESPAAEPEAISIDPNYATRGGYDPNFLRVPLPLPGSPSVASPELKYHHFSVVMHRERALALFTAVNIDGRQSQSPRRDSDRWILDPRLPADQQTGEDVYRDNPLDRGHLVRRLDPAWGPLAKAANDDTFHFTNCTPQHHNFNAGQTLWLGLEDYVLKNADTADLSVSVVTGPVLAPDDPEYRGVALPRQFWKTVATVKQDGTLSVTGYLLSQAALLDEFAEGEEAFSYGAYRTFQVPVRRIARLTGLDLDAYVAADPLERIEASSLPRELIRPQDLIL from the coding sequence ATGACCATCGTCGACAACATCGGAGACGGGCAGTCGCAGCGCGCGAAGCCCGCGGGAACGTTCGAGGCGGAACGGCAGCGACAACACGACGCGGCGGAACTGCGTGCGCGGGAACGGGCACCCCAGCGGGGTGAGCACGTGGACGCACTCACCGGTCCCGGCGGGGTCGCCGCGGCGGATACACCCGAGCGGATCGCGAAGCGAGTGGACCGGCTCGGACGCTACTACGGCGCGGAAGGCTGGGAGCCGGACACCCTCCCGGACCGGGTTCTCGAGAAGATCCTGGGCACAGCCGATTTCGTCGGCGCGCGCTACCTCGACGCCGGTGTCGCCGCGGCCCGGTCCATCGGGCGCGTGAACATCCGCGACGCACGGGGAGCCCTGCAGGGCTACGGCACCGGCTTCCTCGTCTCGCCGACCCTGCTGCTCACCAACCACCACGTGCTGCCCGACGCGGACACCGCGCGCAGCAGCGTGATCGAGTTCGACTATCAGGACGGCGTCGACGGAAAGCCGCGCCCCGTGCAGATGTTCCCCCTCGACCCGGCCCGGTTCTTTCTCGCCGACCGGGAACGCGACTTCGCCCTCGTCGCGGTCGGGGCCGAGCCCGGGACGCTCGCACAGTTCGGTTTCAATCCGCTGATCCAGGCGGAGGGCAAGGCCGTCATCGGTGAATTCGTGACGATCGTGCAGCATCCCCGTGGCGACAAGAAGCAGATCGCCCTGCGGGAGAACCGCATCGTCGACATTCCCGAACGGTTCCTGCACTACTCGGCCGACACCGAACCCGGATCCTCGGGTTCACCGGTGTTCAACGACCAGTGGGAGGTGGTCGCCCTGCACCACGCGAGCGTGCGGGCGCCGCAGCACACCGAGTTCGGCGGAGTCCTCAACGAGGGGGTGCGGATCAGCCGCATACTCGAATACGTGCGTGCGCAGAACCTGACCCCGCCGTGCAGGGACCTCGTCGACGAGGTCCTCGGCGCCGAGCGGGCGGCACCTGCGGAGCGCCCGGTGCCGGACCGCGAACGGGAAGTGACCGTCCGGGTTCCCCTCGAGATCACGGTGCGTCTCGGATCCGTCGAGTCACCGGCCGCCGAGCCGGAAGCGATCTCGATCGATCCGAACTACGCCACCCGGGGCGGGTACGACCCGAACTTCCTGCGGGTGCCGCTGCCGCTGCCCGGGTCGCCGTCGGTGGCGTCGCCGGAGTTGAAATACCACCACTTCAGCGTCGTGATGCACCGCGAGCGGGCGCTGGCACTGTTCACGGCCGTGAACATCGACGGACGGCAGTCGCAGAGCCCCCGGCGCGACAGCGACAGGTGGATCCTCGACCCCCGGCTTCCCGCCGACCAGCAGACGGGGGAGGACGTGTACCGCGACAATCCGCTGGACCGGGGGCACCTCGTGCGGCGTCTCGACCCGGCCTGGGGCCCGCTCGCCAAGGCGGCTAACGACGACACGTTCCACTTTACGAATTGCACTCCGCAACACCACAATTTCAATGCGGGGCAGACGCTGTGGCTGGGCCTCGAGGATTACGTCCTGAAGAACGCGGACACCGCCGACCTTTCCGTGAGCGTCGTCACCGGTCCCGTTCTGGCGCCGGACGATCCGGAGTATCGCGGGGTGGCTCTGCCGCGTCAGTTCTGGAAGACGGTGGCCACGGTGAAGCAGGACGGCACCCTTTCCGTCACCGGTTACCTGCTCAGCCAGGCCGCCCTGCTCGATGAGTTCGCGGAGGGGGAGGAAGCATTCTCCTACGGCGCGTACCGCACGTTCCAGGTGCCCGTCCGGCGGATCGCCCGGTTGACCGGGCTGGACCTGGACGCCTACGTCGCCGCCGACCCGCTCGAACGGATCGAGGCGAGCAGCCTGCCCCGCGAACTGATCCGTCCCCAGGACCTGATCCTCTGA
- a CDS encoding zinc metalloprotease, with protein sequence MSTTESAAELPTRRTCGAMDVHRRLLTESESYRIARSEIENQSIELEPLQSIAARGPVRIPVVVHVVFTTAAQNISDAQVESQIAVLNKDFRAANDDIDTVPPVFEQLIGDPGIEFFLADTDPHGRPSNGITRTATEVESFGQDDGVKSAEAGGADPWPTQRYLNIWVCALGGGLLGYAQFPGGPVDTDGVVITYTAFGTTGTARAPFDLGRTATHEIGHYLNLFHIWGDDGTGCRGSDEVADTPNQGGQNVGMPRFPHISCGNGPHGDLFMDYMDYTDDAGMVMFTKGQGARMGACLDGVRKKLWTGRAASPATSALAARAAAGRWGHSFEEDHDGLRVYRPAGFDFPRARGRGGIEFRPDGSFVDWAVGRGDADEPREGTWVSGDDDGRLEVTTAAGETRTVRVVRFDEDRLELDIGDAS encoded by the coding sequence ATGAGCACCACCGAATCAGCGGCCGAACTGCCGACGCGCCGCACGTGCGGGGCGATGGACGTGCACCGCCGGCTGTTGACCGAGTCGGAGTCGTATCGCATCGCCCGCTCGGAGATCGAGAATCAGAGCATCGAACTGGAGCCGTTGCAGTCGATCGCCGCCCGCGGGCCCGTACGGATTCCGGTGGTCGTGCACGTCGTGTTCACGACCGCGGCGCAGAACATTTCCGATGCGCAGGTCGAGAGCCAGATCGCGGTGCTCAACAAGGATTTCCGCGCCGCCAACGACGACATCGACACCGTTCCGCCCGTGTTCGAGCAGCTGATCGGCGACCCCGGAATCGAGTTCTTTCTCGCCGACACCGACCCGCACGGCCGGCCGTCGAACGGAATCACGCGCACCGCAACCGAAGTCGAGTCTTTCGGCCAGGACGACGGCGTGAAGTCCGCGGAGGCCGGCGGCGCCGACCCGTGGCCGACGCAGCGGTACCTGAACATCTGGGTGTGTGCGCTCGGTGGTGGTCTGCTCGGGTATGCGCAGTTCCCCGGCGGCCCGGTCGACACCGACGGCGTCGTGATCACGTACACCGCGTTCGGCACGACGGGCACTGCGCGGGCCCCGTTCGACCTGGGGCGCACCGCGACCCACGAGATCGGGCACTATCTCAACCTCTTCCACATCTGGGGCGACGACGGAACCGGCTGCCGGGGCTCCGACGAGGTCGCCGACACACCCAATCAGGGCGGGCAGAACGTCGGGATGCCGCGCTTCCCGCACATCAGTTGCGGGAACGGCCCCCACGGCGACCTGTTCATGGATTACATGGATTACACCGACGACGCGGGGATGGTGATGTTCACCAAGGGGCAGGGCGCCCGGATGGGGGCGTGCCTGGACGGCGTCCGGAAGAAGTTGTGGACCGGGCGGGCCGCGAGTCCGGCGACCTCCGCGCTCGCGGCTCGGGCCGCCGCCGGCCGCTGGGGGCATTCGTTCGAGGAGGATCACGACGGCCTCCGCGTCTACCGGCCCGCGGGATTCGACTTCCCGCGCGCGAGGGGGCGCGGTGGAATCGAATTCCGGCCGGACGGCTCGTTCGTCGACTGGGCCGTCGGCCGCGGTGACGCCGACGAACCGCGGGAGGGCACGTGGGTGTCCGGGGACGACGACGGCAGGCTGGAGGTGACCACGGCGGCGGGCGAGACGCGCACCGTTCGCGTGGTCCGGTTCGACGAGGACCGGCTGGAGTTGGACATCGGTGATGCCTCCTGA